Proteins encoded together in one Impatiens glandulifera chromosome 1, dImpGla2.1, whole genome shotgun sequence window:
- the LOC124926382 gene encoding anthocyanidin 3-O-glucosyltransferase 2-like — translation MAKLLVERDTRLTANVIVFNMPDAPPIDITSIKQSISTDRLHLIEIPTNEGDSKTPATSLTNFIRAQIPFVKDAIATHITGRSGSGRLIAFLFDMFCSSMIDVAEQDYGVPGYMFFPSNASLLGLFYHLLTLSDNGQDITDFDGSDAELAVPAYPIPFPAKVLPWIALDKNDGSVAWLDVVRNLRKAKGIVVNTFYDVEPEAIEAILNDEGSPPIYPVGPILNLSKSVGDKRDDIVQWLDQQPPSSVIFLCFGSMGSFEDAQVKQMAIAIERSGHRFLWSVRRPPTSSGGKPWLTSEYNELELEKVMPEGFFTRTAEIGKVIGWAPQVDVLGHKAVGGFVTHCGWNSTMESLWFGVPTASWPLYAEQQANAFRMIKVLDLAVEIKMDYRNNFSRSGEEIVVEAGIIENALRRLMDENSGENQDRRTRVKEMSEKSRKAVQEGGSSYLSLGRFIDDITNIPNLL, via the coding sequence ATGGCAAAGCTATTAGTCGAAAGAGATACTCGACTTACTGCAAATGTCATCGTCTTCAACATGCCCGATGCCCCTCCCATCGACATCACTTCCATCAAACAATCCATCTCTACCGATCGATTACACCTCATCGAAATCCCCACGAACGAAGGCGATTCAAAGACCCCCGCCACATCCTTAACCAATTTTATCCGAGCCCAGATACCCTTCGTCAAAGACGCCATCGCAACGCACATTACAGGACGCTCTGGATCAGGCCGACTAATCGCCTTTCTTTTTGACATGTTCTGTTCTAGCATGATAGATGTCGCCGAACAGGATTACGGCGTTCCTGGCTATATGTTCTTTCCATCTAATGCATCTCTACTTGGACTCTTTTACCATCTACTCACATTAAGCGATAATGGACAGGACATCACCGATTTCGATGGGTCCGACGCCGAATTGGCTGTGCCGGCCTACCCGATTCCATTTCCGGCTAAGGTGCTTCCATGGATAGCATTGGATAAGAATGATGGGTCAGTTGCGTGGTTAGATGTCGTTAGGAATTTGAGAAAGGCAAAGGGGATTGTAGTGAACACGTTCTACGATGTGGAACCGGAAGCAATTGAAGCTATATTGAATGATGAAGGATCCCCACCAATTTACCCAGTTGGTCCGATTCTCAATCTAAGCAAGAGTGTTGGAGATAAACGCGATGATATTGTGCAGTGGTTAGACCAGCAGCCTCCGTCGTCTGTAATATTCCTCTGTTTCGGGAGCATGGGAAGCTTCGAAGATGCCCAGGTGAAACAGATGGCCATAGCCATAGAACGCAGCGGCCATCGATTCCTTTGGTCAGTTAGGCGTCCGCCAACGTCGAGCGGCGGAAAGCCTTGGTTAACCAGTGAATACAATGAGTTGGAGTTGGAAAAGGTTATGCCGGAAGGATTCTTTACCCGGACGGCCGAGATTGGGAAGGTGATCGGTTGGGCTCCTCAGGTGGACGTGCTGGGGCATAAGGCGGTGGGGGGTTTTGTGACGCATTGTGGGTGGAATTCAACAATGGAGAGTTTGTGGTTTGGAGTGCCGACGGCGTCTTGGCCATTGTATGCGGAACAGCAAGCGAATGCGTTTAGGATGATTAAAGTGTTGGACTTGGCGGTGGAGATTAAGATGGATTATAGGAATAATTTTAGTAGGAGTGGAGAGGAGATTGTGGTGGAGGCTGGGATTATTGAAAACGCGTTAAGGCGGTTGATGGATGAAAATAGCGGGGAGAATCAAGATAGGCGGACGAGGGTTAAGGAGATGAGTGAGAAGAGCAGGAAGGCAGTCCAGGAGGGCGGTTCATCGTATTTGTCTTTGGGACGGTTTATTGATGATATTACCAACATTCCCAATCTACTTTAA